The following proteins are co-located in the Sporosarcina pasteurii genome:
- the gndA gene encoding NADP-dependent phosphogluconate dehydrogenase yields the protein MSKQQIGVIGLAVMGKNLAMNIESRGYSVSVYNRTTSRTEEFLENEAKGKNFFGAKSIEEFVNSLEVPRKIMLMVQAGPATDATIASLQPYLEKGDILIDGGNTLFEDTNRRNKELEKTGIHFIGTGVSGGEEGALNGPSLMPGGQKEAYDLVAPIFEAIAAKVDGDSCSTYIGPEGAGHYVKMVHNGIEYGDMQLIGESYFILKHVLGLDAQELHEVFTEWNKGELDSYLIEITSEIFTKVDDETGQPLVEVILDKAGQKGTGAWTSKNALDIGVPLPLITESVFARTISSMKDERVRASKLLVAPEVPKYEGDREELIEAVRKALFMSKICSYAQGFAQMRAHSEENNWNLNYGEIAMIWRGGCIIRAQFLQNIKDAYDRNPELENLLLDPYFKDIVGEYQSALRKVVSVAVQQGIAVPCFSSAIAYYDSYRSENLSANLIQAQRDYFGAHTYERKDKEGTFHTNWF from the coding sequence ATGTCAAAACAACAAATCGGAGTCATCGGTTTAGCGGTTATGGGTAAAAACTTGGCAATGAATATTGAAAGCAGAGGTTATTCAGTTTCAGTATATAACCGTACGACATCCAGAACCGAGGAATTTTTGGAGAATGAAGCAAAAGGGAAAAACTTTTTTGGTGCAAAAAGCATTGAGGAGTTCGTTAATTCTTTAGAAGTTCCGCGTAAAATTATGTTAATGGTTCAAGCTGGACCTGCTACTGATGCAACGATTGCATCTCTACAGCCATACCTTGAAAAAGGCGATATTTTAATCGACGGTGGAAACACATTATTCGAAGATACGAACCGTCGTAATAAAGAACTTGAAAAAACAGGCATTCACTTTATCGGGACAGGCGTTTCCGGTGGAGAAGAGGGTGCGCTGAATGGTCCTTCACTTATGCCTGGCGGACAAAAAGAAGCGTATGACTTAGTTGCGCCTATTTTTGAAGCGATTGCTGCAAAAGTTGACGGCGATTCATGCAGTACGTATATCGGTCCAGAAGGTGCGGGGCATTATGTGAAAATGGTGCATAACGGCATTGAATACGGAGATATGCAACTGATTGGTGAGTCATACTTTATTCTAAAGCACGTACTAGGTCTAGATGCACAAGAACTCCATGAAGTATTTACTGAGTGGAATAAAGGCGAATTAGACAGTTACTTAATCGAAATTACATCTGAAATATTCACAAAAGTAGACGATGAAACTGGCCAACCATTAGTTGAAGTCATTTTAGATAAAGCAGGTCAAAAAGGAACGGGTGCATGGACAAGTAAAAATGCATTAGATATCGGTGTTCCACTTCCACTTATTACAGAATCTGTCTTCGCTCGTACAATTTCATCGATGAAAGATGAGCGTGTCCGTGCAAGTAAATTATTAGTTGCACCTGAAGTACCAAAGTACGAAGGCGATCGTGAAGAGCTGATTGAAGCTGTTCGAAAAGCATTATTTATGAGTAAAATTTGTTCATACGCACAAGGATTTGCGCAAATGCGTGCACATTCAGAAGAAAACAACTGGAATTTAAATTACGGTGAAATCGCAATGATTTGGCGCGGTGGCTGTATTATCCGTGCACAATTCTTACAAAACATTAAAGATGCATATGACCGTAATCCAGAACTTGAAAACTTATTATTAGATCCTTATTTCAAGGATATTGTTGGAGAGTACCAATCAGCATTACGTAAAGTTGTATCTGTCGCGGTACAACAAGGAATTGCAGTGCCATGTTTCTCAAGTGCGATTGCTTATTACGACAGCTATCGTTCTGAAAACTTATCCGCAAACCTTATTCAAGCACAGCGCGACTATTTCGGCGCGCACACATATGAGCGTAAAGATAAAGAAGGTACATTCCATACGAATTGGTTCTAA
- a CDS encoding ROK family transcriptional regulator — protein MITGDGAYIKKINRGLILRKIIEEQSVSRADLSKITGLNKATVSVQVADLLNEHLIFESQQEHNTVGRRPIMLSINRKAGYVLGVDLDYKQIQYIVTDLGGQPVHYKSVKLDTVDYDEIVAMLIQDIQHYQSEWASSEYGLISAIIGVHGTVSNDEKIHFVPAYQWENKSLKEDLENVLEIDISIQNNANLSAYAERVYAYHDSDNLLCIMLSSGIGVGLMVDGNLQTGFHGFSGEMGHMIIKQNGELCNCGNRGCWELYSSEKSLFIKLMKHMQVDYLTYDELEQLIEQKDSDTMAILEEYIVDLSTGLNNIINLYNPETVVLTSRVLKMYPNAIEKIKRNFHSTMSQYGSLVLSGLGYKSCSLGACALGIQRFLEVSEVVLTLDAPLVATSHKKDGFAIH, from the coding sequence ATGATTACAGGCGACGGCGCATACATAAAAAAAATAAACAGAGGATTAATATTAAGAAAAATTATCGAAGAACAATCGGTTTCAAGGGCAGATCTCTCTAAAATAACTGGACTTAATAAAGCAACGGTTTCTGTCCAAGTTGCGGATTTATTAAATGAACATTTAATTTTTGAATCGCAGCAAGAGCACAACACTGTTGGTAGAAGACCCATTATGCTTTCTATCAACCGAAAAGCCGGGTACGTGTTAGGAGTCGACTTAGATTACAAGCAAATTCAATATATCGTTACCGATTTAGGCGGGCAACCTGTCCACTACAAATCCGTTAAGTTGGATACTGTCGATTATGATGAGATTGTTGCGATGCTCATTCAGGATATTCAACACTATCAATCCGAATGGGCTTCGAGTGAATACGGATTAATTAGCGCCATTATTGGTGTGCACGGAACTGTAAGTAATGACGAAAAGATTCACTTTGTACCTGCCTATCAATGGGAAAATAAATCGTTAAAAGAAGACTTAGAAAATGTACTGGAAATTGACATTTCGATTCAAAACAATGCCAATTTATCAGCCTATGCCGAGCGTGTGTATGCATACCACGATAGCGACAACTTACTTTGTATTATGCTTTCCTCAGGGATTGGCGTAGGTTTAATGGTAGACGGGAATTTGCAAACTGGCTTTCACGGATTTTCCGGTGAAATGGGCCATATGATTATTAAACAAAATGGTGAATTATGTAATTGCGGGAATCGTGGATGTTGGGAATTATATTCATCAGAAAAAAGTTTGTTTATTAAATTGATGAAGCACATGCAAGTAGATTATCTAACATATGATGAACTTGAACAATTAATTGAACAAAAAGATTCTGATACGATGGCAATCCTCGAGGAGTATATCGTTGACCTTTCCACAGGATTGAATAACATTATTAATTTGTACAATCCTGAAACAGTTGTATTAACGAGTCGTGTATTAAAAATGTACCCAAATGCAATCGAGAAGATTAAGCGCAATTTCCATTCAACGATGAGTCAATATGGCTCCCTTGTGCTTTCTGGACTTGGCTATAAGTCTTGTTCGCTGGGTGCTTGTGCACTTGGCATTCAACGTTTTCTAGAAGTGTCGGAAGTTGTGTTAACACTTGATGCTCCGCTAGTGGCAACGTCACATAAGAAGGATGGATTCGCAATTCATTGA
- the larC gene encoding nickel pincer cofactor biosynthesis protein LarC, with protein MKVLYFDCFSGISGDMVIGALIDAGGDIVHLENELKKLKMEDEYELKVAKVVKNGITSTKFDVLLTDGNHHDHHHRSYKHIVEMIQKAKFSERAEKIALKIFEKIGVAEGKIHGVPLEDVHFHEVGAVDSIIDIVGAAILLDLLNPDSIQSSSVPVGSGKIRIEHGIYPVPAPATLEILRGVPIAASDVKGELATPTGAAIVAALANSFGTMPSMTVEQIGYGAGTKTFSSHPNILRVMIGEKL; from the coding sequence ATGAAAGTTCTCTATTTCGACTGTTTTTCAGGCATTAGCGGTGACATGGTAATAGGAGCGTTAATTGATGCCGGTGGCGACATCGTTCATTTAGAAAATGAATTAAAGAAACTAAAGATGGAAGATGAATATGAGTTGAAGGTTGCCAAAGTTGTAAAAAATGGCATCACAAGTACAAAGTTCGATGTTTTATTAACGGATGGAAATCACCATGACCATCATCATCGTTCCTATAAGCATATTGTCGAGATGATTCAAAAGGCTAAGTTTTCGGAGCGTGCAGAGAAAATTGCATTGAAAATTTTCGAGAAGATAGGTGTTGCTGAAGGTAAGATTCACGGTGTTCCACTTGAGGACGTCCATTTTCATGAAGTAGGCGCGGTTGATTCAATCATTGACATTGTCGGCGCGGCGATTTTATTGGACTTATTAAATCCCGACAGTATCCAATCATCTTCGGTTCCAGTCGGTTCCGGCAAGATTCGTATTGAACATGGAATTTATCCAGTTCCGGCACCAGCAACATTAGAAATCTTACGTGGTGTGCCCATTGCTGCGAGCGATGTAAAAGGAGAGCTCGCAACCCCAACAGGCGCGGCGATTGTTGCTGCATTAGCGAATAGTTTTGGGACGATGCCGAGTATGACGGTCGAACAAATTGGTTACGGGGCGGGGACAAAAACATTTTCAAGCCATCCGAATATTTTAAGGGTAATGATTGGTGAAAAGTTGTAA
- a CDS encoding TRAP transporter substrate-binding protein yields MNKKFISLLLSVFIATIMLAACGASGSSDKAIVLRLADNHPEDYPTVIGDKKFAELVEEKTEGRYKIDVYAGGQLGSEKSIVELLQLGAIDLTRVNTMPLTEFSKDVGVLSLPYLFEDEDSKWEHLNGELGRELLDTFEGTNLIGLAFYDSGERSIYNSKKPIETPADLKGLKIRVQPSELAIDVFKSFGASATPMAYSEVYSAIQTGVIDGGENNWPSYYTSNHYEVAGYFTENNYSGPPEILLGSQKLWDRLSEEDREIFREAALESVAVQREAWAELTEKSREAVIERGNEVIEIKDFTPWREAVEPVYEKYGGPYKKWIDKIQSSK; encoded by the coding sequence GTGAATAAAAAGTTTATCTCATTGCTATTAAGCGTTTTCATAGCAACAATTATGTTAGCAGCATGTGGAGCTTCTGGATCTTCAGATAAAGCAATTGTATTACGTTTGGCTGACAATCACCCCGAAGACTATCCAACAGTGATTGGCGATAAGAAATTTGCTGAGTTAGTTGAAGAAAAAACAGAAGGTCGTTATAAAATTGACGTTTATGCTGGAGGGCAGCTAGGAAGTGAGAAAAGCATTGTAGAATTACTTCAACTCGGTGCAATCGATTTAACGCGAGTGAATACAATGCCGCTGACAGAATTCTCCAAAGACGTTGGTGTTTTATCTTTACCTTATCTTTTTGAAGACGAGGATTCGAAATGGGAACATTTAAATGGAGAATTAGGAAGAGAGCTACTTGATACTTTTGAAGGTACGAATTTAATTGGTCTTGCTTTTTATGACTCGGGTGAGCGAAGTATTTATAATTCCAAAAAACCAATTGAAACGCCGGCAGATTTAAAAGGATTAAAAATTCGGGTGCAACCATCGGAACTAGCGATTGATGTCTTTAAATCTTTTGGCGCTTCAGCAACACCAATGGCATACAGTGAAGTGTATTCGGCCATTCAAACAGGAGTTATAGATGGCGGAGAGAATAACTGGCCAAGTTATTACACATCCAATCATTATGAAGTGGCAGGATATTTTACTGAAAATAACTATTCTGGACCGCCTGAAATTTTACTAGGTTCACAAAAGTTATGGGATCGGTTAAGTGAAGAAGATAGGGAAATATTTAGAGAAGCAGCATTAGAATCTGTAGCTGTACAGCGTGAGGCATGGGCTGAATTAACTGAGAAATCTAGAGAAGCCGTGATTGAAAGAGGAAATGAAGTAATTGAAATAAAAGACTTTACACCTTGGAGAGAAGCTGTTGAGCCGGTATATGAAAAATATGGCGGACCCTATAAAAAATGGATTGATAAAATTCAAAGTAGTAAGTAA
- a CDS encoding TRAP transporter small permease, with the protein MKAIKWIKNILDRLLVGVSMTALLAMILIIIYQVFSRQLFQHTPSWAEELSIILFVWTSFLGIAYGFKARLHIGVSFLVDMFPTKLQDAMDFLAKILIIIFGIVLVVYGWKFTVIMGGSTLAGTGLQSSYLYAAIPVTGIFVLLYGIELLFSKGLHQEYNDEIDVDALDAVEDRRA; encoded by the coding sequence ATGAAAGCGATTAAGTGGATCAAAAATATTTTAGATCGTCTGCTTGTAGGCGTATCTATGACGGCTTTACTGGCGATGATTTTAATCATTATATATCAAGTTTTTTCAAGACAACTATTCCAACATACGCCGTCTTGGGCAGAAGAACTTTCCATTATTCTTTTTGTGTGGACGAGCTTTTTAGGAATTGCTTATGGGTTTAAAGCAAGACTTCATATTGGGGTCAGTTTTTTAGTTGATATGTTTCCAACTAAATTGCAGGATGCAATGGATTTTCTAGCAAAGATATTAATTATTATCTTCGGTATTGTTTTAGTCGTTTATGGATGGAAATTTACAGTTATAATGGGCGGTTCAACTCTTGCTGGAACAGGTCTTCAATCTAGTTATTTATATGCGGCTATTCCTGTTACGGGCATATTCGTGTTACTATACGGAATTGAATTGCTGTTTTCTAAAGGGTTACACCAAGAATATAACGATGAGATTGATGTTGATGCACTAGATGCAGTCGAAGATAGGAGGGCTTAA
- a CDS encoding TRAP transporter large permease, protein MAILILLGVFILLLLLRVPIALTLAISSIATGVYLHIDLAAIMQRMVSGVNSFSLIAIPFFILAGEIMNEGGISRRLINLANVIIGRIRGGLALVNVITSTLFGGISGSALADVSSLGSVLIPMMRKQGYDNDYAVSVTTASATQGVIIPPSHNMIIYSTAAGGVSVGALFMGGLIPGLLLGFALLVLTYIIAVKRNYPKGEPIKKEEVPKIVREGLLGLLTAVIIMGGIISGFFTATESAAIGALYAFIITFFVYKDIPLSRFKVILYRAFRTLSMVMFLIAASSAFGWMLALLKVPAMATDFILTISPNDITTLLLINLILLLLGMVMDMAPLILIATPVLLPIAIEIGMDPVHFGVVLVLNLAIGLVTPPVGSVLFVGAAIGRIPIERAARSMLPFYGVLIFVLLLISFVPSIVMYLPQLLAK, encoded by the coding sequence ATGGCAATATTAATACTACTAGGTGTTTTTATTTTACTCTTATTATTAAGGGTTCCAATTGCGCTTACTTTGGCTATATCTTCAATTGCAACTGGCGTTTATTTGCATATTGATTTAGCGGCGATTATGCAACGTATGGTTAGTGGCGTTAACTCTTTTTCATTAATTGCAATTCCGTTCTTTATATTAGCCGGAGAAATTATGAATGAAGGTGGAATCTCCCGCCGCTTAATTAATCTTGCGAACGTAATTATTGGAAGAATTAGAGGTGGATTAGCGCTCGTAAACGTTATTACAAGTACCTTGTTTGGCGGGATATCCGGTTCTGCTTTGGCAGACGTATCCTCTTTGGGATCGGTGTTAATTCCAATGATGAGAAAGCAAGGGTACGATAATGATTATGCGGTAAGTGTTACTACAGCATCCGCTACACAAGGTGTTATCATTCCCCCTAGTCATAATATGATTATTTACTCAACCGCAGCGGGTGGGGTATCTGTTGGGGCCTTGTTTATGGGTGGATTAATACCGGGATTATTACTTGGATTTGCATTATTAGTGCTAACTTATATCATTGCAGTGAAAAGAAATTATCCTAAAGGCGAACCAATTAAAAAAGAAGAAGTTCCTAAAATTGTACGAGAAGGCTTATTAGGGCTACTGACAGCCGTCATTATTATGGGCGGAATCATTAGCGGCTTTTTCACGGCTACTGAATCAGCGGCTATAGGTGCACTTTACGCGTTCATTATCACGTTCTTTGTGTATAAAGATATTCCGCTTAGCCGTTTCAAAGTAATCTTATATCGTGCATTTAGAACACTTTCAATGGTTATGTTTTTAATTGCAGCTTCTTCAGCTTTTGGTTGGATGTTGGCGTTATTAAAGGTTCCAGCAATGGCAACAGACTTTATTTTAACCATTTCACCAAACGACATTACGACGTTGCTTTTAATTAATTTAATCTTATTGTTACTGGGCATGGTGATGGATATGGCCCCACTTATATTAATTGCAACACCAGTTTTATTGCCTATTGCGATAGAGATTGGAATGGACCCAGTTCATTTTGGAGTTGTATTAGTCCTTAACTTAGCAATTGGTTTGGTTACACCGCCAGTAGGTTCTGTGTTATTTGTCGGAGCAGCAATCGGACGAATACCTATTGAAAGGGCTGCAAGGTCCATGTTACCGTTCTATGGCGTATTAATATTCGTGTTGTTATTAATTTCATTTGTCCCAAGTATTGTCATGTA